Below is a genomic region from Meleagris gallopavo isolate NT-WF06-2002-E0010 breed Aviagen turkey brand Nicholas breeding stock chromosome 5, Turkey_5.1, whole genome shotgun sequence.
TCTTGAGCTCATCAACCCAATGGTGCCAGAATATCACTTACTTGCTGGGATCTGAGTGGACCCTCACAATTATTTCAGTCTTTACTTCAAACagattttcagtgctgcagaaagtGAAACACTGGGACCACAGAAGGTGCATCAAATTACCTTGGGATGAGCATCTGGAGATCAGGGTCATTCACTGGAGCAGTGTTCTTGGGCCAGTATGGAGGGGGGTCTGCAAAGGAGTAGAGAGATTCCAGACAGATGTACATAGATGTAGCCTCCAGAAGAGTCTGAAACCCAGGGTACCTCAAGAAACACTGTCAGTGCTGCAGTAAGAGTATACTCTGATCTCTTATGGAATCGATTAATAATCATACAGCCacagaatgctatttttctgtctttcccttTTTGTACCAGGTGTTACTTCCAACAGTTTTTCATCGCTATATAGCTAGGAGAGTTGTGAGCTGAAAAACTACCCCATTAATACCTGGTTTAGCATCTGTCACACCTTCCAAGAAGACCAGTTCTGGTGGTCGTTCACAGGCAACATCACAAAAATGGAACTGGAGCAGGAAGTCTCGGCTGTACTTACGTCTGCCTGCAGACAGAAAtacaatttaagaaaataaaatatctgcagCAAAGTCACATTTACAGCAAGTTTCATACCAAGCACCCTTACACCATGTGAACAGGAATCACTTAATAACCTAAACACAGCAGTAATTGTATTCTGTTCTATTCCTTTAGCCAATGCATCTATCATGGTCAGCACCTTGATAAGACAAATTAAGAATGTTCCCTCTGAAGCACTGTAAGTTCAAGGAATTTTCAAGCAGATCAGCGAGCTCGCAACTCAAGGAAACTCAAGTCTgcctaaaaagaaagaagttctgCAAATCAGGCTGAATACAAATTTTATATTCAGACTTCCAACAAAAACTATTTAGTGTGGCATCCTTTTTTAGAATCCACTTTAGAAACAGTAGAGAACAAGTAACTGTTGGCATTTTCTAATACTGGCATGCAATCACTACCCAAAATTGCTCTTACAAACACCTGCAGTTGAAAGCTATGGATGCCGAACATCAGTTACAACTGCACAAAAGCGCAAGCCTGAGAATATAAAAGATATGTGGAGCAATGGTTACTTGGAATTCTCAGCTGTAGGCTAGAGAAATATGATTGCAGATACTGGGCTACAGTGACGGAGTCCAGAAAAACTAAATTTAATTCAAATACcaaggaaaagcacagaagaataGAATTTGTTGCTGACTGCCTCATATAACACATGCATTGGCTACTCTGGGAGATAACAAGGCCCACAGACTCTCAATCCATAGCAAGCTCATATACTCAGCACACACTGGAGCTCACCCTGTTTCTTTGGCCGGCACACAGTAACATATTGGCAGCTGTCTGTTACGCCCAGTGAGCTCGGCCACAGCGGGGACAGCAATTTCCGAGAATGCAGCTGTTGGGAAAGGTCTTCCTGACCAGACACCTGCAAGGAGGCAAGAACCAGGAGAGGAAAACATCAGCAACACACAGCAGAACTTCTGCAAGCTATAGACAATGTATGTATACGCACTCACCAAGAGCAAAACAGGAAAGTGCTCTCACAGTGGCAGCGCAGTGGGGCATGGCAATTAACTAGAAGTCACCATACAGAACATACTTTGTGGACATGTGTTATTGAATTGATAATTTTGCATGAAAGCCAAAGACGTATCTAAGCATGGATATAAATTAACAGGTAGCCACTTGAAGAGTCCAGCATAGGTAACCATTTCATGAACAAAATCAGTTTCACATCAAACACCTACAAAAATTTCAGGTTGCCTTGGTGGATTTGTGCTCCCCTACACTTCCAGTCACCCAGCAACAACAATCCCACAAGGGAACCCAGCAAGGGAAAACCAGGATGTGAGATGAAGTAACTGTTATAACTGGTCTGgctcaaaagaaacaaaaaggcagTGTTGGAAGCAACATGCACACACTCATCTGCTTCTTTCCTCAGCGCTGCTGGAGGCACTGGGTAAATGGGTCCTGAATAATTAAGTTCAATACTGGGACTCTTTCTTGTAAGAGGAAGAATACAGCCATGCTTTTCTCCAGCAGCGTGCAGTAAAGAGCCACCCAATCCCAGTTTTGCCTGGCACCTACCTTCCAGGCTGGCATTCCCTGGTAGGAAAGTTGACCGTTCCGGATGAATTTGTAAAGCGGAGAGTCAGGTACAGAGTTCAGGTCGCCACACAGGATGACAGGATAGTACTGACCTTCAGCAGTTTTTGCAATCTTGTCAATCTCTGCCAGGAGCAAGGCCATCTGGGCAAGTTTGATATCTCCCCGCCGGGGATTGAACAACACGTGTGTGTTGGCGACGCACAAAGGACTGACTGCCTTCAGATCAAGACCCTCtgggagcaggggctgcagcagaagcacCAAACCCACATTATCCCGATTGAGGACATCTAGGCCAGGCCGGAAATACTCGATGGGGCTGACGGTGATTAGCTGGAATCTGCTTTGCTTATAGCACACTGCGCAGCCATCAGTCTTTCTCCCGGTCCTCCGTTTATAGAAGCAAGCAAAGCCTGAAGAGAAACCATCACCCATTGAAAAGTTAATCTGGTTGCTACCTCAAGCTCTCATTCCATTCAAGTCCAGTAAGTTAGTACAAGTTAGTATAGCAGACTTGTAGAAGAGGTACTCGCTATGATTTGGAAGAACACAATTCAATCCAGTAGCCTGTCCAGAAGGATTATTTCTCCAGCCCCTATGCATTCCAATTGTGTTAATTTTCAGCCTGGTTTCTACAAAAGATCTAGGCTCtaactaccaaaaaaaaaatcagccaccATCTGTCAGTAAGCAACTCTACTTGTAAAGCACTGGTTGCTTAGTAACATAGCATTTTACATCCCCAGCATTCCTCAAAGCCTCAGCTCCCTCTAGCAATAAGCAATGTCGGGGCACATAAGAGAAGACTACTGTTTGGGAAGCATGAACTCTAacctttcttccttcagctgcaaTGCTTTCTACCATACAGTTACTCCTAGTTATATACAGTTACTCTTAGTTACTCTAAAATACAGTTACAATGCTCTGGGTGCAGCACTATACCCAATTCTGTCCCAGTAATCACCATCTATAATTTATAATCatgtcttttctctcttcttgtcCTTCTAGGACAGATTTGTTATTCTGGTCTCTCAAATTGAGAAGTCAGTTACAAATGAAAGGGTAAAGGTCCAGGCAGATAATTCAGAAGTAAGGCCAGCAGCtcaaataaaaaggaagaagagttCTTTTGAGACTGAATGCTTTGAAGACATTAAGTGGGAAGCACTGCTCAGCCAGGCCATGAGCTGGGTATACAGACACATAAAAGCAGGACATACCCATCTTCATGAACGTCGGTTCTAGCTGCTCCCTGTAATGGTTCTCTTGCACCTCCTGTAGACACAGAACCTGGAAGGAAGTCAGAGACCTCACTCGCTCCAACAGTATTTGCCAGTTACCTTGTttcagggaaggaagaaagtgCAAAAGTATACTCACATACTAAGCCTGCAATAGAAAGGCCACGATTGCAACTCTGTCCTGTAATTCCCATCTAGAGAGTGATAACTTTCTGGGTCACATTAGTTTATCAGTGATGAGGCAAAAGTTCCTTCATCACACAAAGAGGGCTCACAGAGAAAGTCGTGAAGTCCTCTTTTATGTGAGCCTCCTCTCCTGTGCTGCCTTATAAACCTAGcccttccccccaaaaatacATTACTCTTCTTCCTCCACTTCTGCTGTTTATGAAGTTAACCTTTGTTACCTAAGTATTAATAAATGCTACAAAAACACAGTCAACACAAGCTAGGCAGCAAAAAAAATGTATACACAAGGCCTCATACAGTCTCAGAGGAATCAGCATTCAGCTACCAAGTAGATACCATCTTCCTACTACTTTCCTCACccttaaagaaaagaaggggaaaaaaattgccaCAATGCAATTagatcaaacaaaaaaattcaaattctgGTGATACTAACGTGTAAGGGGGTTAAGTCATACTCACATCAGGATCCCAGTGTTGGATCTCCTGCAAAATATTTGGAAGGCGGTAGTCCCAGTTCAGGATATCTGGATGACAGTGTAGGTAAAGAGCATGGCCCTGTTCCACCAGGTCCTGGGCAAGGATGTTGTAAGACATGACACGAAATTCAAAGAGTGGATTATTTTTTGAGCCCAGTTCTAGCTCACAAGGCTGGACTGAAAGATCCTCCCAGTCTCTCCATAAAATCTCTataaataaaagggaaaaaaaagacaaggccAAATTACAGCCATTCTGGGTACCCTCCAGATTTTTTTGTTCCTCTGGGACACAGAATATCAATGTCATTCCCTAAGTTTGGGAAACTAAGCCTCTAATCTAACTCTCATCCACTCTGGGTTTTGGATGCTTTATTTGGATTCCTTTGGTTAGTTGCCACTGAGAACGAGATAACAGAAGACCAGAGATGAGCATACAGAAAAACTCAACAAGCTTTTGGATGCTTTCTATACTTCTCAGGCACAGCTCCTGGGAAGTAATGTATCAATATTCAGACAGCCCACTAGCACAGACACTTCTAGCTGTGATCAGCTTGTCCTAGGCAAAACCTGACTTCATAGCTTTCACTAGCAGATCTTGTCAGTTCTGTATGGTCTGATACAATCAATGTTTCCCTGACAGCAAGCCCAGACCTACTTCCCTCAACCAGAAACAAAAACCTAACCAGGTTCTCTACAATACAAATTCCTAACATTAGATCCAGAGCTGTTGACACTGACCATGGTAGGGTACTTCCGCCGGGAGAGGACAAAATTGCACAGCATCCTGAGCGGGCCAGGCAGGGAGCTCTGTTGGCACCATCTCTGTGCCACCTGGTAAACTCCATGCCAATACTGCTGGGTCTTCATTCAGCCCTTCTACACTGATAGTGGCACAGTCGGCTATCTGGTGATCTGCTTGTGGCACCAGAGCTGCCCAAGGTGCACTGCCTACCACAGCCACTGTTTCCTCTGCTGGTAATTTTTCCAGTTTAGTCTCTGCATGATCTTGCGGTTCTGAAGAAGTCAAGGCACATAGCTCCGTGAGCTGCTGACTGGCACACCACACGACTTCTGGAGCTGAATTCAGGTCACTAAGGCTACTCATCAATAGCTCTGAACCTTCTAACCAGGTGCTGGTGGATGCAGCCGATACGTTTCCCACTACTGGAGCACTCTCACCAGCTGATGAACTCCCTGCTCCTTCCTCCAGccactgctggagcagggcttCTTGCTCTTCTTGGACCAACTTTCCTCTGGTTGCAGCAAAGATGCCTTCTATCTGGGTGGACGTGCTCTTCGCCAGAAGCACATTCTTTCGACAGGTAAAGAAAGCATctgccattaaaaaaagaaaaacaaaaacaaaacataaaacagaTGAATATGCTTTcccattcacttttttttctccagtgaaTTTGCTGTTGTATATAACCATTCAGTGTAGCAAACCAAACAAATgacttctctgaagaaaaacagttacaAACTGAGTAACTTACCCTGCCTCTTAACGTTAGATCACAGTCCATAGCTAGCTTTTAGTCAAAGTCACTGAAACTGTACAGCACAACAATGGCTTTACCAACTCAAGTAAGTGCAATTCTTGCTCAGGCAGCACCACAGCCAGTCAGTCAAGCTGAAAGGTGCTGTGGCAGTTGCACCTGTTCTCAAATACACATCTGTACAAGTTAGCTGGTGGGGTGCATGGGTTAAGAAGCCAAGCTTTGAAGGTGATGACTTGGACCAAGTTTCTTTATAGAGATTTGGTAAAATGTACTATTCAGATAAGATGATTAAAAATGGTTACGTCACAACAATGTGCTAGAAAAACTGTTCTGTAAttacagataaaaaataaagaagcaggGGGACAGATATGAGCAATTAAAAGCCTTATTAAAGAGAATATATGCACAGAAGAATTCTTGATAAGAATTAATGGCCACCTGGCGACCACTATCTGTGATATATCTGTACATAATCTGCTGTTCACATAACAGTTCTGAATACTGGCGGTGTAAAGCAGAAAATGACAGGGACTCTTCCTACTTCTATTGACATCAGAGATGACAATATTGATCTTTTGCTACAAACCGTACACAAATACCAGTCCCTGCTGTTAAGTAGGGATTTCTGTTGTCCACAAATCCCCTTTTTTCTGCTGTCAGTCAGACATTTTCTGCAACAGTCAGTCACCCATAGCTGTAACACACAAGGGTCAGCAATAACTGTAGGCTTGTTCTGCTGGTATCTTCTGTGTCAAAGCTTTTTGCGTGCGTCAGAAATGTAGCACTGAGACCCACAAGCTCCCTCTGTACATTTGCAATGAAGCTCACGTTTGTCTCAAATACCAGCACTGTATTTCCACACACCGTTACAGACACGGCTATCACAGGAGCTTGTAAGGCAAGAGCTGAACGTCGGGGCAGCCAGCCGGTCGCTGTGATCAGCCTGCAGCAATGGCTGCCACAGACGTGAGACCCGGTTCGGGCAGGACGGCTCTACACGAGCACAGCACCAGAGCCTGCGAAGCCACAGCTGGATCGGGGAAACCAGGTGAAACCTGCACAGACCCAACTGAAGGCGCTTAAGGGC
It encodes:
- the ANGEL1 gene encoding protein angel homolog 1; this encodes MADAFFTCRKNVLLAKSTSTQIEGIFAATRGKLVQEEQEALLQQWLEEGAGSSSAGESAPVVGNVSAASTSTWLEGSELLMSSLSDLNSAPEVVWCASQQLTELCALTSSEPQDHAETKLEKLPAEETVAVVGSAPWAALVPQADHQIADCATISVEGLNEDPAVLAWSLPGGTEMVPTELPAWPAQDAVQFCPLPAEVPYHEILWRDWEDLSVQPCELELGSKNNPLFEFRVMSYNILAQDLVEQGHALYLHCHPDILNWDYRLPNILQEIQHWDPDVLCLQEVQENHYREQLEPTFMKMGFACFYKRRTGRKTDGCAVCYKQSRFQLITVSPIEYFRPGLDVLNRDNVGLVLLLQPLLPEGLDLKAVSPLCVANTHVLFNPRRGDIKLAQMALLLAEIDKIAKTAEGQYYPVILCGDLNSVPDSPLYKFIRNGQLSYQGMPAWKVSGQEDLSQQLHSRKLLSPLWPSSLGVTDSCQYVTVCRPKKQGRRKYSRDFLLQFHFCDVACERPPELVFLEGVTDAKPDPPPYWPKNTAPVNDPDLQMLIPRSAGVIQHGLNLTSVYSHFLPQRGRPEVTTMPMGLGATVDYIFYSAEPVMNGDRGGRRLYRDGVLKLLGRLSLLSEDILLLANGLPNPFCSSDHLCLLASFGLEISSLGEG